In the genome of Pseudomonadota bacterium, the window CACGGTGCGCTCGATGCGCCCCGAGGTCAGACCAGCGCTCGCCTTGCTCGTCGAGGACTGCTTGTCGCTGCACGCCACCCACCGCCCTCCAGACGTCGGCGCGGTTCGTGCGCGTCTTCTCGCCTGCATCGAAGAGCTGCGCCTCCCGGCATCGCAGGCGCCATCAATCCCCCCCCCTCCTCCCGATCACTGCGCCGATCCGCGCTCGTCGTGGGTGCTGACCGCCATCGAGGGCGCTGACCGTGGAGGACGCTATCGACTCACCGCATCGACCGTCACGCTGGGACGCGGAGATCCCCTGATGGCCTCCGAAGATGCACTGAAGTTCACCGAGGCGAGCGTGTCGCGCGCGCAGGCGACCCTTCACCTCGACCCCATCACAGGCCGATATCGCCTGGTGCACGAGACAGCGGCCTCCAATCCCACCCGCGTGAACGGTCGCCGCGTCGAAGCGCACACGCTCGAGCGCGGCGATCTCATCGTGATGGGCCGACTGCAGCTGCGGGTAGAGCGCGAGGAAGCGACCCGCTCCGCCCCGGCTCCCGTACGCGCGGACGACGCCACCACGGCCCTCTGAGGTTCGCCAGTGAGAGCAGTCAGAGACCGTTGAGCATCTGCTGCAGCGGCAGCAGCGCCGCAATGAGGGCCAGGAGCGCGGCGCAACCCGCGCCCAGCAGCAGCAGCGGGGTGAGGACATCCATCACGATGCCGAGGCGGGTGTTGAAATCCTCCTCCAGCAGGTCGGCCACCCGCGTCAGGGGCACGGAGTAGTCGCCTGACTCGTCTCCGAGGCGGAGCATTCCGAGAAAGAGCTCCGCTTGGGCGGGGCATTCCTCTGCGAACGCCTCCGAGAGCGACTGACCGCGCATCACCGCGGCTCTCGCGCTGACGCAGCGGGCCTTCCACGTCTCGCTGTAGCACAGCGTGCGCGCCAGATCGAGCGCAGGCAGCACATGAACCCCGCACGACAGCTGCACCGAGAGCGCGCGGCACAGCTGGATCTGCGCCGCCGACGCCATGAGCGCTCCGACGAGCGGAAGCCTGGCAAGCCAGCCCTCGAGACGCAGCACGAAAGCACCGTCCTCCAGACGCTTCAGGAACCGATGGACCACGAGCACCGCGACGATGACACCGCAGAGCACAACCGCGCTGTTGCCCGCGGCCCACACCAGAACGCCCACGCACCGCGAGATCAGGGGGAGCGTGGTGCCCCTGGGAGGGATCTGCAGAAGTCCGGGAAGCACCCAGCGAAAGAGCGCGAAGCTCATGAGTGCGGCGCACAGCATGACCAGAACGGGATATCGCAGGGCTGATGAGACGCGAAGGCGGAGCTCCTCACGGCGGGTGAGGATGTGAGACGCCTGCATGACCGGCTTCGACAGCCCGACCCTCTCGCCCACCTTGACCAGGCCGCACACCAGCGGGTCGAACGCGCCGGGATGGGCCGCGAGCGCGTCCGACAGACGTCTGCCCTGTGAGAGGCTGATTGCGACCGAGGCGATGATCTCGCGAAAGACGGCGTGGCTCTCGCCGTCCCGA includes:
- a CDS encoding type II secretion system F family protein produces the protein MRGEGGLVWWRRLLPSSAISVRTRAIFFAQLSVLINAGVPLVRSMDVLRDGESHAVFREIIASVAISLSQGRRLSDALAAHPGAFDPLVCGLVKVGERVGLSKPVMQASHILTRREELRLRVSSALRYPVLVMLCAALMSFALFRWVLPGLLQIPPRGTTLPLISRCVGVLVWAAGNSAVVLCGVIVAVLVVHRFLKRLEDGAFVLRLEGWLARLPLVGALMASAAQIQLCRALSVQLSCGVHVLPALDLARTLCYSETWKARCVSARAAVMRGQSLSEAFAEECPAQAELFLGMLRLGDESGDYSVPLTRVADLLEEDFNTRLGIVMDVLTPLLLLGAGCAALLALIAALLPLQQMLNGL